A region from the Salidesulfovibrio onnuriiensis genome encodes:
- a CDS encoding LacI family DNA-binding transcriptional regulator: MAQFTIKDIARELGVSPSTVSRALHDHPDISQETKDKVVALASKRHYQPNQIAKSLQTSRTSTVGVVVPEIQHHFFSSVISGIEELAHKAGYTIMVCQSHEDQEREALNLRALASHRVAGILISISKNTTDYGHLKAVMSQGIPLVQFDRVVEPLDTGKVTVDDFNGAYIAVKHLIDSGYTRIAHIAGRQHITIGKNRHDGYRQALKDHGFRSDDDLVVYGGFQERDGLEGIKKLLSLASPPDAVFAVNDPVAIGVYKHLREQGVRIPRDMALLGFCNNPESALVEPPLTTVAQPAYRIGREAMHMLLEQFEREADFKPENKVLRTHLMVRRST; the protein is encoded by the coding sequence GCATGACCACCCGGACATCAGCCAGGAAACCAAGGATAAGGTGGTGGCCCTGGCCAGCAAGCGCCATTACCAGCCCAACCAGATAGCCAAGAGCCTCCAGACCAGCCGCACCAGCACCGTGGGCGTGGTGGTGCCCGAGATCCAGCACCATTTCTTTTCCTCGGTCATCAGCGGTATCGAGGAGCTGGCCCACAAGGCCGGGTACACCATTATGGTCTGCCAGAGCCACGAGGACCAGGAACGCGAGGCCCTGAACCTCCGGGCCCTGGCATCGCACCGGGTGGCGGGCATTCTCATCTCCATTTCCAAGAATACCACGGACTACGGGCATCTCAAGGCGGTCATGTCCCAGGGCATTCCCCTGGTCCAGTTCGACCGCGTGGTGGAGCCCCTGGACACGGGCAAGGTCACGGTGGACGACTTCAACGGAGCGTACATCGCGGTCAAGCATCTCATTGATTCCGGGTACACCCGCATCGCCCATATCGCGGGCCGCCAACACATCACCATCGGCAAGAACCGCCATGACGGGTATCGCCAGGCCCTCAAGGACCACGGGTTCCGCTCGGACGATGACCTGGTGGTCTACGGCGGGTTCCAGGAGCGCGACGGGCTCGAAGGCATCAAGAAATTGCTGTCCCTTGCCTCGCCGCCCGACGCGGTGTTCGCTGTCAACGACCCCGTGGCCATTGGCGTGTACAAGCATTTGCGGGAGCAGGGCGTCCGCATTCCCCGGGACATGGCCCTGCTCGGGTTTTGCAACAACCCGGAATCCGCCCTGGTGGAGCCGCCCCTGACCACGGTGGCCCAGCCCGCCTACCGCATCGGCCGGGAGGCCATGCACATGCTGCTGGAGCAGTTCGAGCGCGAGGCGGATTTCAAACCCGAGAACAAGGTCTTGCGGACGCACCTCATGGTGCGCCGGTCCACCTAA